Proteins from a genomic interval of Spinacia oleracea mitochondrion, complete genome:
- the matR gene encoding maturase R: MKEAIRMVPESIYDPEFPDTSHFRSGRGCHSALRRIKEEWGTSRWFLEFDIRKCFHTIDRHRLIPIFKEEIDDPKFFYSIQKVFSAGRLVGGEKGPYSVPHSVLLSALPGNIYLHKLDQEIGRIRQKYEIPIVQRIRSVLLKTSRIDDQENSGEEESFNAPQDNRAIIVDRVKSIQRKAAFHSLVSSWHTLPASTPRLRGDQKRPFVFPPSSALAAFLNKPSSLLFAAFLIEAAGLTPKAEFYGIECCNNNWAMRDLFKYCKRKGLLIELGEAAILVIRSEKGLARKLAPLKTHYLISICYARYADDLLLGIVGAVELLIEIQKRIAHFLQSGLNLWVGSAGSTTIAARSTVEFLGTVIREVPPKTTPIQFLRELEKRLRVKHRIHITACHLRSAIHSKFRNLGNSIPIKQLTKGMSKTGSLLDAVQLAESLSTARVRSPQVSVLWETVKHIRQGSREISLLHSSGQSKVPSDVQQAVSRSGMSVRKLSLYTLAGRKAAGEGGGHWSRSISSEFPIQIEAPIKKILRRLRDRGLISRRRPWPIHVACLTNVSDGDIVNWFAGIAISPLSYYRCRDNLYQVRTIVDYQIRWSAIFTPAHKHKSSARNIIPKYSKDLNIVNKEGGKTLAEFPNSIELGKLGPGQDPNNKEHSTTSLV; this comes from the coding sequence ATGAAAGAGGCGATCAGAATGGTACCCGAATCCATTTACGATCCCGAGTTTCCAGACACATCGCACTTCCGCTCGGGTCGAGGCTGCCATTCGGCCCTAAGACGGATCAAAGAAGAGTGGGGAACCTCTCGCTGGTTTTTGGAATTCGACATCAGGAAGTGTTTTCACACCATCGACCGACATCGACTCATCCCAATCTTTAAGGAAGAGATCGACGATCCCAAGTTCTTTTACTCCATTCAGAAAGTCTTTTCTGCCGGACGGCTCGTAGGAGGTGAGAAGGGCCCTTACTCCGTCCCACACAGTGTACTACTATCGGCCCTACCAGGCAACATCTATTTACACAAGCTCGATCAGGAGATAGGGAGGATCCGACAGAAGTACGAAATTCCGATTGTTCAGAGAATCAGATCGGTTCTATTAAAGACAAGTCGTATTGATGACCAAGAAAACTCTGGAGAAGAAGAAAGCTTCAACGCTCCCCAAGACAACAGAGCCATCATTGTGGATAGGGTAAAAAGCATCCAACGCAAAGCGGCCTTTCATTCCCTTGTTTCGTCGTGGCACACCCTCCCCGCAAGCACCCCCCGGCTCAGGGGGGACCAGAAAAGGCCCTTCGTTTTCCCCCCTTCGTCGGCCCTTGCCGCCTTCCTTAACAAGCCCTCGAGCCTCCTTTTCGCTGCGTTCCTCATAGAAGCCGCCGGGTTGACCCCGAAGGCCGAATTCTATGGTATAGAATGCTGTAATAATAATTGGGCCATGAGAGACCTTTTTAAGTATTGCAAAAGAAAGGGCCTGCTGATAGAGCTGGGCGAGGCAGCGATACTAGTTATCAGGTCAGAGAAAGGCCTGGCCCGTAAGCTGGCCCCCTTAAAAACCCATTACTTAATAAGTATTTGTTACGCGCGATATGCCGACGACTTACTATTGGGAATCGTGGGTGCCGTAGAGCTTCTCATAGAAATACAAAAACGTATTGCCCACTTCCTACAATCCGGCCTGAACCTTTGGGTAGGCTCTGCGGGATCAACAACAATAGCTGCACGGAGTACGGTAGAATTCCTCGGTACGGTCATTCGGGAAGTCCCCCCGAAGACGACTCCCATACAATTCTTGCGAGAGCTGGAGAAGCGTCTACGGGTAAAGCACCGTATCCATATAACTGCTTGCCACTTACGCTCTGCCATTCATTCCAAGTTTAGGAACCTAGGTAATAGTATCCCGATCAAACAGCTGACGAAGGGGATGAGCAAAACAGGGAGTCTACTGGACGCGGTTCAACTAGCGGAAAGTCTTTCCACAGCTAGAGTAAGAAGTCCCCAAGTGAGCGTATTATGGGAGACCGTCAAGCACATCCGGCAAGGATCAAGGGAGATCTCGTTGTTGCATAGCTCAGGTCAGAGCAAGGTGCCATCGGACGTTCAACAGGCAGTCTCGCGATCGGGCATGAGTGTCCGGAAGTTGTCATTGTATACTCTCGCGGGTCGGAAGGCGGCGGGGGAAGGAGGGGGACACTGGTCGAGATCTATCAGCAGCGAATTCCCCATACAGATAGAAGCGCCTATCAAAAAGATACTCCGAAGGCTTCGAGATCGAGGTCTCATTAGCCGAAGAAGACCCTGGCCAATCCACGTGGCCTGCTTGACGAACGTCAGCGACGGAGACATCGTAAATTGGTTCGCGGGCATCGCGATAAGTCCTCTGTCCTACTACAGGTGCCGCGACAACCTTTACCAAGTCCGAACGATTGTCGACTACCAGATCCGCTGGTCTGCAATATTCACCCCAGCCCACAAGCACAAATCCTCAGCGCGGAATATAATCCCAAAGTACTCCAAAGACTTAAATATAGTAAATAAAGAAGGTGGCAAGACCCTTGCAGAGTTCCCCAACAGCATAGAGCTCGGGAAGCTCGGACCCGGTCAAGATCCGAACAACAAAGAGCACTCAACTACTAGTCTAGTCTAG